The Streptomyces sp. NL15-2K genome contains a region encoding:
- a CDS encoding ROK family protein produces MHTDLVAALDIGGTKIAGALVDGHGRILIRAQRATPAQEDGESVMRSVEEVLGELTAAPLWGRATALGIGSAGPVDASTGTVSPVNVPGWRDFPLVPRVQAVTGGLPVELIGDGVAITAAEHWQGAARGHDNALCMVVSTGVGGGLVLGGRLHPGPTGNAGHIGHISVDLDGDPCPCGARGCVERIASGPNIARRAIENGWLPGPDGDTSAAAVAAAARAGDPVAVASFERAAQALAAGIAATATLVEIDIAVIGGGVGKAGDVLFTPLRKALGDYATLSFVQRLTVTPAQMGTDAGLVGAAAAALTRRADATAAGV; encoded by the coding sequence ATGCACACCGACCTCGTGGCCGCGCTCGACATCGGCGGCACCAAGATCGCCGGAGCGCTGGTGGACGGCCACGGCCGGATCCTGATCCGCGCCCAGCGCGCCACGCCCGCACAGGAGGACGGCGAGTCCGTGATGCGCTCCGTCGAGGAGGTGCTCGGCGAGCTGACCGCCGCGCCCCTGTGGGGTCGCGCCACGGCCCTCGGCATCGGCAGCGCCGGCCCGGTGGACGCCTCCACAGGCACGGTGAGCCCGGTGAACGTGCCCGGCTGGCGCGACTTCCCGTTGGTCCCGAGGGTCCAGGCGGTGACCGGGGGGCTGCCCGTCGAGCTGATCGGCGACGGCGTCGCGATCACGGCCGCCGAGCACTGGCAGGGCGCCGCCCGCGGCCACGACAACGCACTGTGCATGGTGGTCTCGACGGGCGTCGGCGGCGGCCTGGTCCTGGGGGGCCGGCTGCATCCCGGCCCGACCGGCAACGCGGGCCACATCGGCCACATCAGCGTCGACCTCGACGGCGACCCGTGCCCCTGCGGCGCGCGCGGCTGCGTGGAGCGCATCGCGAGCGGCCCGAACATCGCTCGGCGGGCGATCGAGAACGGCTGGCTGCCCGGCCCCGACGGCGACACCTCCGCCGCCGCGGTGGCCGCCGCGGCCCGGGCCGGCGATCCGGTCGCCGTGGCCTCCTTCGAGCGGGCCGCCCAGGCGCTGGCCGCCGGCATCGCGGCCACCGCGACCCTCGTCGAGATCGACATCGCCGTCATCGGCGGCGGTGTCGGCAAGGCGGGCGACGTGCTCTTCACGCCGCTGCGCAAGGCCCTCGGCGACTACGCGACCCTGTCCTTCGTCCAGCGTCTGACGGTGACGCCCGCGCAGATGGGCACGGACGCGGGCCTGGTGGGGGCGGCCGCGGCGGCGCTCACCCGGCGGGCGGACGCGACCGCCGCGGGGGTGTGA